The sequence below is a genomic window from Primulina huaijiensis isolate GDHJ02 unplaced genomic scaffold, ASM1229523v2 scaffold6295, whole genome shotgun sequence.
TCAGTGAATCCTATGCCGCTCACTCGTTCTTTTTTGTGCTTTGACATGAACAAAATTCTACCGGACTTCTTTTTATCAGAGTTCATGGATCAAATGGATTTTAAATTGCTTAGGGTGTTGGATATTATGCTTCTGCGGTCTAACCATTTTCCCATTGAGATAGTAGACTTGGTTAATTTAAGATACTTGGCACTTGCGGTGAATTGTGAGCTTCCTGGATCGATATGTAAACTGAAGAACCTACAAACTTTGATTATTGATCACATATGGGAAGGCCAATATCTGCCTTGGGAAATTTGGAAGATGCGGGAGCTGAGGCATGTACATTTGAGAAGAGGTTGCTACTTCCCACTCCCCTGTAGCAGAAACACTGAAGATAACAGTCTATTGGTTTTGAAGAACCTGCAAACTCTCTCTACAATAATAGGAACTCTCAGTTGCTCTAAAGAAATTTTTGCCCGCGTTATGCATCTAAGAAAATTGGAAATATTTGGAACTGAAAGTGACTCTGAAGCAGAGTGGCACTCAGAATGCTTGAGCAATCTTGTCTGCCTGAAGGAACTCGAGACGTTGAAGTGTTCTTTCCTCTACAGACCAAGAAAGCATAGGCTTCCTCAATGGAAAACATTCCCTGAAAATCTGAAAAAGTTGACCCTAAGTGGCAGCTATTTTCCCTGGGTTGATATGGCTACACTTGGTATGTTACCAAACCTCGAGGTACTCAAACTCAGGCATTTTGCATTTGAAGGATTTTCGTGGAATCCTGTTGAAGATGGCTTTCCTCAACTAAAGGTTTTGTTGATGGAGAATTCAGATCCTGTAAACTGGGATGCTGAAAGCTCCCATTTTCCAAATCTCCGTCGCCTTGTCCTTAGGGAATGCCAACGCCTGAGGGAAATTCCTGAAGGTATTGGATATATATCGACTCTGGAGATCATTGAACTGCATGACTGCGAAATAAGTCTCGTCAATTCTGCAAGGGCGATACATGAAGAGCAACAGGCGTTGGGAAATGAAGAGATCGAGATCAAAATAACATGGGGAGATAATCATCCAACCGCTGATTTTTTCCCTGAAAGAAAGCTGTTCTCCTGATCTTTGTCACGGTTGTCAACTGTGACTGATTCCCTGGTAAATCTCAAAGAGCATGGTATTTGCTTGACGAGCGAAAACTTATTTCCCTctcttggaatttttttttttatagaaaatgctTAATCTATTTATAGTTTTGGTGGAATCAAATTGCAGATAGTTTGTGAACTTGCTTGCTTACTTTGCATCAACCGCATACAAGCGCCGAGGTCGAAGTTCAAGGTAGCTGATATTCTTTGGAGATGCTTGCTTGTAAGATAGAGGATCACTTACTGTTAGCATCAAGTACTGGTTAAGATTCTTACCCAAGTATAGAGTGATTGCCTGATTACATTTGCATTGGAGCTGGAATTCTGCCTCTATTTGTAAATCATTCTTTCATACTGAATTTTGAATTCTGTGAGGGAAACATTTATTGCAAATAATGCTGAAGATAGTTTTACGGCCACAAACTTCTCGGAtctttgattttgaattttgtagtTAGAACCCACATGTACTTAATTGGCCTCAAAATGGAACTTGATGCAGGTAGGTTTTCTTTTAAGGCAAaaaaacttgtttgagacggtctcacggatcgtattttgtgagatggatctcttattttggtcattcatgaaaaagtattactttttatgctaagagtattactttttatcgtgaatatcggtagggtacCCGTTTCAGAGAAAAAGATTTCcaagaccgtcttacaagagacctacttttcTTTTAATTACTTGCAATTAATTCTTCCATAGTTTACATGAATACATGTTTCCACAATATTTGAATGTCATCCAGATCATGTCACCATTTTCCCTGCAGCCATTTCAAGATCGCGATCAGATTTATTTATTCATGTACGATTGATGATCTAATATCAAAATCCGACTTAATCGTGAAAATTCGttagaaagaaaaataatttttttggtctaCTAATTTTTCTCGATTTTTCTTAGTTCATTAACTAGTCATAGTTTTGGTGCACTAATAACTTTTAGTTTCagattattttgatttaattactTACGCGAAGCTCGGATAAGTCTACACTCTAACGACGCATAACTAAAAACAAATTAGAAATGACGTGTGTACAATGAGAGTTACATACATAAATACTTATTGTTTTTGAGATTACAAAACTAACCAAAATGCATAGAATACAAAATTAACTCAAATGCATTTTTGAGTAAATACATTTGGTGTACTCTCATTATACATATAGCATGACTTCATTACACACGTCAACATCATATCAACGTTACATTGGTGtcacatcataaaaaaatagactaaatttgtaaaattaaaaacaaaaataacatattaaacttaaatttaaaaacatataaaatgaaaatcacaaaaaaaattaaacatacatTTCAAAAATAGCGATCGGCGATGATGGGTGGTACTTCGTTAAGGATGTGTTGAATAAAACTCTTGCATGTGAAAATGGATGTGGCAGCTCGTAAACGCCACCCTTGCCGATCATATTAAGACGTAGAGGAAAATTCATCCACCTGCTCTAATTTCTGTCATCAACTCAACACGTGAAAGCTCGAAAATGCCACCCATCCAGGTTTCTCTCATCAATCAACACGTAAAAACTCATTCAAATCCACAAAAACCACTATAAAAATGCACTTCATCTCTGCACCAAAGTTCAGTTCACTCCACTCCACAGAAATATACAGTTTCCAACACAAAGGCAAGCAAATCCCAGCATGGCGAAGAACATAGCACTCGCGGCGGCTCTTCTCGTGGCTATGCTATCCCTGGCCACCGCCAACACCTACACCACCACCTTGACCACCACCATCGTTGACGAAACCAACCCAGGGCAGCACCAACAGTGTCGCCAGCAGCTGCAGGGCCGTAGGTTCCGCTCCTGCCAGAGGTACTTGCAACAAGGACGAGAAGGTGGCCGATATGATGACTCGGAAGATGGAGATCTACCGGCACTGAACCCCGGCGAGCAGAGCGAATCCCTGAGGCAGTGCTGCAACGATCTACGCAATGTGAACGAGCAGTGCCGGTGCGAAGCCATCAGGCAGGCGGTGAGGGAACAACAGCAGGAGGGAGGCGGCTACCAAGGCGAGGGATTCCAGCAGGTGTACGAGAGAGCCAGAAATCTTCCCCGCAGGTGCCATATGGATCGCCCCCAGCAATGCCAATTGAGCGGCGTGTTTGTGTAAACTCCAGAGGAGAGTTGCTAGCTAGCTGTTAGCTGTATAAATGTCCCAACTCCCAACTGTTTGGCTGAGTTAGCCGTTCTTTCCGATTTTGTATGCGTCGGTTCTCCGCGCGATAATAATTGCATCggaatgaaataaaaatgcCACTCTTTCTATATTAAAGTATCCATGTTGTTTCCCGTTTTTAGCATTTGGGTTTAAActataaaatccaaaaaaatatgcttaaaacaacgaaatgatttattttattatcccACCCATGTTCACTcgtatcttttattattatttttatataaccAAGAGATTGAATAAGCTATATCTTCTTGGACACGTGTTCAAAAATTCTTGGTCACAACTAACCCttttttttattagtaaaaaatataatatgttgtgTGAACAAGGTTTTCGTTATTTgacttttgaaaaattttctcCAATATTAATTCCCTTTGTATAGTACATCGGAGTAATACGACGCAGCCGTTTCAAACAAGGCCGACACGTTTAGCAAATCCTTATTTAATCTTAGGATTTAACTACGACGTGAAAAAATATAcatgtaataaatttttaaataagagTAATAAATTTTCAACAGACGACTTGGAAGCATGGATAAAACGGATCTAACGTTTCAATTTTTTGAGATGGGTTATGACTTATCATGATCTCTTATTTCAGTCAtctattttttatgataaaatattatttattattttaaatatagacAGAGTTGACTCATCTCTTTATTTGAGTcacttattttttatgtcaaaaatatcatttattattctaaatatagatataattgactcatctcacaattaaatatcttaGTTGACTCATCTACTTATTTTAATCAGCCATTttatacacaaaaaaatatcattttttattctaaatataGATAGAATTGATTCTATCTTATAAATAAAGATTTGTAAAAAGTTACAATTCTATCTTATAAATAAAGATTTGTAAAAAGTTACTATTGATGAAATTTCGACCTAACTTTTCAAATTCAtatagttaattattttattttcgatttttttttcattggcAAAAAGTGTTAATGGAGTGGAGTGATTTCATGTTTTCGTGATGAGAAATATGACAAATTAtgtatatattgaaatttttgtttcCTTTTTTGCTTAATTAAGTACAAAgaattatgtgttttttttttctatttggaaatatatatttccaccattatatatataatgcaaGCGagatacatataaattttttaattttgtggtctaatatattaataataataaatcgaAGTGATTATATTgtactattttaaaaataaatcgcACATTGCCAACCTGTGTGACACGGAATATTCATAATATTTACAAGATCTAATTATCTATattgtaaataatttatatatagcACGTCGTCatctttagaaaaaaaaaatttaaaatataataaattatagtacagatttttaaatttcataatttctGGACGTGTCATGATAATTGACTAAATTGCAAAAgaccattttaaaatttaaaaaataatattcgttttttttaatttataactaatctgaaattttttaagtatttttgttttatttgtttatacaTGAAAGTACGTCTAAAATTAAATTACTCAAACTCAAATATAAACattatttttaatgtaataAAATTAGGTAGCCATGAATAATTTGTTATTTgctttgtttaatttaatatattgataCAAAGTAACTTAAATATCCCATGTTGACTGAGCTGGCGTCAAACTCCATTTCTAAAGTATTTATTTCTTGAATAAGTCTAGAATTTTTATCCGTCACACCTAGGGATGGCAACTGGTTTGGGACCTTACGAGAAAAACTCGAAATGAAGATAAGGATTCTcgatttttttgggtttgggttcggagatttttttaaatctccgATGTAATTTAGGACGAGTATTAGATTATTATTTTCATCTTCGAAATCCCTGAACCCGCctcgaaaataatatcaataataaaataatagtattgttaatattaataatataataatattattattttttaaaatattaataataatattatttttgatattgatattaatattaataatatctctaataataatagataataataagttttggtttgagaaaatctTCGAATTCGTAATCGTattgtcatattaatatttttgaaatgggGATGGAGGCGAGAATGGGAAGTTGATTCCCGAAGTTTCGGGTTTGGGGATTCCCCGAACCTGAAAAAACAGAGATCGAGACGGGTATGGAGGTGGAGATAGAATTCGATGATGGGGATAAGGATGGCAAACTCGTCCCcacccattgccatccctaatcacacctataaataataataatgattttttataaatcaaatcaaatttgtGACATGTCTCATATNTCGAGCCTGTTATCTGCAAAACTAATATATAATTGTAATTAACTTGACAATTTGATTTTAAACACATGTACGCACCAGAATCATACTCCACGAAAGACCTACTCATTTCATAATGAATACTAAAAAGAAATAgaatatctttttttaaaaaaaatcattagatGTGTTTTCGGTcaaaagataaataataaaaaaattaaatgtattAGACTTTTATTATTCTTGTTTACGAAAACAAAATGAAGACTTTGAGAAAGATGTAATAATATTGCATAAAAATAGGAAATCgcattaattgattttaaaattttgcaatTAATCTACAAGGCGCGTAGAAAAATACACTTTATATTGCTTTAATAATaactataaaaatataaattttacacTTTAACGACCAAATTGCCCCTACTATTATTGGCCACTCCGCAAATCAACCACCACAACGCTAACGTTGTCAGCGCTATGGCGAGCCAGGGCTAGTTTGGTCAAAAGAATTGACGCATCCGAGCAAGCCTTGTCGGAACTTTCCCCCTCCGCCGTGAAGGTGATGTCGCTCCCCGGAGATCTTGGCGGAGATCTCGGTTTACACGACTGTAAACATTTGAGCGCAACCCCACAAGCTGTCTCGTTCGAAACCACATCCCAAAGCCCGTCGCTTGCTAATATCAAGCACTCGTCCTCAGCCGTCCGCTCCGTCACAGTCACCTCCGGCTCCGATATGACGTACGGCTTCAAGTAATTATCACCTGAAGAAAACCCATAATAGAAATCGTAATAATTTCTTTATGGAGATTTAGAagaaatgaaattaaataaagtttcGTTAATGCTGGAGGaggaaaattaatattataccGATTGCGCGGGACATTGCCAAGACTCCAAGAACTCGAGCCCCGTCCCAGTATATAACCCGGCCGCCGGATTCGTTAATCCGTTTCAGTTCATCAGGTCGATCAGGCTGTAATCAAAGAAAAATTCACGTTAAACCAAAATATTACCACAtacatatttaaagtttttttgaCGGTATTGAATTTCAGCATATTAATCAACCTTATGGTCCACGGAAAGGGGAATCGCCACGCCTTTCCGACAAAGAACGGCTCGAGAATCTCCACAATTCGAGACGATAATCTTGTCCGGCGTCACGATCGCCACGACAGCGGTGGATCCTACAGCCTCCGTCTGCGGAGTCTTTAGCTCGCACCGGCAGACAGAGCCAGGGTCTTCGTCCCCAGTTTCGCTGGCGGTAGACCATTCGATGACATCCTTGTCCATTTTCGAGAAACTTTCGGACATCATTTGCTCCCACGAAGCTCCACGGCCGCTTCCGATCTCGTTTCTCACTATTTCGTGCATTCGATCCTTGCACCTTGTTGCCACCTGAAAAAACCAAGTCAATTCAAAACTCATTTTCAGTAAAAAGttttgctcttttttttttaatcaaggtGTTCCGCAGCAAAGTTTCGAAGCTTACGTGTGAGCAACCATGACCGTCATAGACTCCAAAGAGATGAATCCCGCCCCTTAAATTAAAGCTCCGATCAGAAAAACTGGGGCGTATCGCCACCGCATCTTCCATATCTCTTCTCCTTCCACAAACAGAAGTCATCCCGTATTTTGGGCACTCGGGAACCACCACATCAAGCTGCGTTTCCGACGTCGATGCTTTCAAATCAAACGATTTAGTTTCGGGCCCTTTCTCCTCAGGTACGTCATCATCAATCAATCTCTTCTCGATCTCCTTCACCTCGCAGCTGTGAACACCGTCTGCGCAGTCCCTCAGCGAAGACGCCGGAACCACCTCCTCCATCTTCTGCCGCTTCCTTGTTCCACCACTCTCCATCGGAGTCGCCACGGCCTTATCGGTGGTCGTAAACTTGAACTGGTGGATATCTAGCAGCCTTCTCCTCCGAGAAGATTTAGAGCTCGGCTCGACCGGCGCAGCCGTCTCCGCCTCACCAATATTAACTCCGCAGCACATACCCGCCATGATtccagatctcttcacaaaaaATTCCCTCGAACAATCGAAAACACAACGACGGAGAAATCAACGAAAATTGAGAGAAACAAGCAAGACTTTATGCACATCCATGACCACATTATAGTAACTGTTGATTGAGCGGGCAGCTGCCCGACACCGTCGCGGGCAGGAAAGTGAAACGTATTCGATATACATAGTTGTACAAACACTGAATGAGAAAACGAGGATCCCTGCCGTCCATTCAACTCTCTCTCCTCATCGTAGAGCCCCACGTTTTTTGAGAATATTACAGTAGAATACCTGGACCAATGACAAGCAAACACGAATCCCACTTAATGACACGCATAATTGGGTCCCACCgatttttgattaaaaaattatttaactttCGGGTAAGTTGACTCCTAAAAACTCACCGTTATCTCAATTCTTAAGTAATTTCGCCTCATATTTATCGACACGTGTTCTCCAGTGACGTGGATCCGATGCTTGGATCCTAAAATTATCGGAAAAAACTATTCGCAATATTTCCTAGAAAAGTTACTCTTAAATAAAGTTTGAAAATTATGAGTTAAAATACCTCTtctaaaatcatgtaaaaaaaaaaacatactaattttaaaaagataggtatcttgtaagacggtttcacgaatctttatctgtgagacgggtcaactctaccgatattcacaataaaaagtaatactcttagtatgaaaagtaatactttttcatgtatgaccaaataagatattcatattataaaatacgacccgtgagaccatctcatacaagtttttgccagtTTAAAATTCCAACAATCATTTTGGCATGTAGATTTTGATGTGTCTTTTTCATATATCGTATCTTATCTTATTGTATTATCACATTTATGCTTATTCCGATATCCTTATCGTTGATTGCCTCATCATTTTGGTCTTAGCTATTTCTCGTGGGCATTTATGCTCTCAAATTTATATGCCTGAATgaacatttaataaatattcttaGGTATCTAgaaacatttaataaatatattattaaattaaagaaaaataaatccaaaaattaaaattatatataacattattcattcaattaatttatttgtataaGTTTTTACTTTAATAGTcatcacataaataaataattatttattatttatatttttttgtttattcaaaatatttatgtaaACACACACTTATAATTAGATCAAACACAGATACAAACAAAATGTAAAATCAAATTGAGCACATAAATATAGAATAAACCAAGATACTAGATATTTAAAACTAATAGAAATCTATGTATTAAGATTTAACTCAACgactaaaattcttaaaatgcATAATTGTATATACAGATTAAGCTCGGAATTAGGTTGAGCTAAACCCTTGAGCTCCAACTTGTGTTATGTGCTTGAGCTTGTGAGCCACCTCATGagcagtggcggagccacaGTCTTTGCCACCTggactaattttttttacttgtataattttggataaatGTGATATTAGTTTGGgtatatcatttttaaatattaaaagatttagagtttaaaattataGTTCGAATAGAGTCGTATTCCTGACTCTACCACTGCTCATCAGTCAAGCTCGAGCTGGATTAGCTTATATTCGTGATCCAAATTCTTCCCCAGTAAGCTCTTTTGGGCTGAGTTTCTTACGATGATATTAAATTTTCTCAAGTTTCTAAGCACAAGCTTAATTTAACAAAATTAGCACTTGTGGACCCGAACTCGAAAATTGGAACACCGCATATGCATGTGCTAGGGTCGAACGTgtccatattttttaaatgattaaattcAAAGCTAAGAGACATTCGGACGCTTGCAGGTTAAGCCAAGTGCTAAGGTTGGAAGAGGCCACGAAGACAGGCAGACAGTACATCTGATCTCCACGCGTACAGCCACCAACCGAATAGTCTATTAAAGGAAGCAACCTCCCCATTCCCacttaaaagaaaaaagaaagttaataatatatatggatgaatttgtttttttaaattcataaaatcaaacttaattttgtattaattaaatttttaaagaaaatatgttTGTACTATCTGATaagaaaaatgtatttttccTCTCTATATCCACGTGTAAAAgttgatataaaatattgaaatataatagtaatttataatatttgaatactaactattttagattttgagtgtaaaattgaaacaaatttgataatatcaatatttgttatatatgtttgagtactactcaattatcatatattaatatcattttttttcttcatattttgTACTATCTTTGTCCGAAAAAACAAATAAGTCATTTAATATCAAGATTTCTTATACATATTTGAATATTCATTAATCATGTATTGATATCATATCTAAAAAAAACTGataatcaaatatcatatattagttttatattttaatattttgtattgattttCATTCGAGAAAAAATATGTGAGTTTAGTGAGTgtagaaataattttttgtgaATCAAGTAGTGCAAACACATAATTTTTCTGATTAAGTGttgaatgaaaatttaaatttgggtGCGGGGATTTAAACCACTTttattgaatatatattatcttctaattataaattttttaaatatcattCCTTCCCTCTTTAATAATCACTATACCGtcaatttatttttggaataatttaattaaattttttacttaAGTGTTAAGAAACTAGTTAAATTCAAGAATCGTTGACTATAAAACCGAGATTTCTACTCAGAGCAAAACTCACCTGCTAAATGAGAGCGATTTATTTGTTGAATTTCCATTTTTATTGCATTCTGCTGCTTTTCTTCTCTTCATCAGCGATTGCTGCTGTTCTCGATCAATCGGAAGAAAAAAAGCTAGGGTTTTGCAGCAACGAAGATAATCAGCCGATTCAAATGGCTTCGACCCTCGGAGGATCTTCCAACTCTGAAAACAGCGCTGAGATCGAAAACAGCGCCCGTTATGCTGTCCAAGAGCACAATAAAAAAGAGGTATGTGTTTAAATGTTGTTAACCTTTTAtttctttctcttttctttttttttttcccgttTCCATCAAACTGCTGTATTGAGGATCTTTTTCATAATTCAGTGATTCATGGTCCAATGGCGTTTTATGGGGCAGAGCAGGAATTGGAATGTCAGGGTTGTATATAGGAGCAAAGTTTGTATTTTCGACAAAAAATGACACATcgaatttggaatttttttccGTGGAAAACGATCGAATCTATTTTCTTGTATTATTTTCCGGTTTTATTTTCTCGTCCTTTGTTAGGGAGGGGGGTTTTGTTCCAGTTTTTCCTTCTTCTTGGTTACAGATTTTGAATGCTAAAGAAACTTTAGGTACTTTTTTTGTTAGATAGATTAATAGCGTGCTAGCGGAGATAT
It includes:
- the LOC140970520 gene encoding protein phosphatase 2C 37-like; amino-acid sequence: MAGMCCGVNIGEAETAAPVEPSSKSSRRRRLLDIHQFKFTTTDKAVATPMESGGTRKRQKMEEVVPASSLRDCADGVHSCEVKEIEKRLIDDDVPEEKGPETKSFDLKASTSETQLDVVVPECPKYGMTSVCGRRRDMEDAVAIRPSFSDRSFNLRGGIHLFGVYDGHGCSHVATRCKDRMHEIVRNEIGSGRGASWEQMMSESFSKMDKDVIEWSTASETGDEDPGSVCRCELKTPQTEAVGSTAVVAIVTPDKIIVSNCGDSRAVLCRKGVAIPLSVDHKPDRPDELKRINESGGRVIYWDGARVLGVLAMSRAIGDNYLKPYVISEPEVTVTERTAEDECLILASDGLWDVVSNETACGVALKCLQSCKPRSPPRSPGSDITFTAEGESSDKACSDASILLTKLALARHSADNVSVVVVDLRSGQ
- the LOC140970527 gene encoding 2S seed storage albumin protein-like; translated protein: MAKNIALAAALLVAMLSLATANTYTTTLTTTIVDETNPGQHQQCRQQLQGRRFRSCQRYLQQGREGGRYDDSEDGDLPALNPGEQSESLRQCCNDLRNVNEQCRCEAIRQAVREQQQEGGGYQGEGFQQVYERARNLPRRCHMDRPQQCQLSGVFV